The following proteins are encoded in a genomic region of Thioclava nitratireducens:
- the trxA gene encoding thioredoxin, which produces MATVAVTDATFDQEVRKSDVPVVVDFWAEWCGPCRMIGPSLEEIAEEMSGKIKVVKVNVDENPDSPATLGVRGIPALFLFKDGEVVSNKIGAAPKAALQSWINESI; this is translated from the coding sequence ATGGCTACCGTTGCTGTTACCGACGCCACTTTCGATCAGGAAGTGCGTAAGTCCGACGTTCCCGTCGTGGTGGATTTCTGGGCTGAATGGTGCGGCCCCTGCCGCATGATCGGCCCGTCGCTCGAAGAGATTGCCGAGGAAATGTCCGGCAAGATCAAGGTCGTGAAAGTGAACGTCGACGAGAACCCCGACAGCCCGGCGACGCTGGGCGTGCGCGGCATCCCCGCCCTGTTCCTGTTCAAGGACGGCGAGGTCGTCTCGAACAAGATCGGCGCAGCCCCGAAAGCGGCGCTGCAAAGCTGGATCAACGAATCGATCTGA
- the tsaE gene encoding tRNA (adenosine(37)-N6)-threonylcarbamoyltransferase complex ATPase subunit type 1 TsaE: protein MPAPTHAPVSTEMPCLDLPDPEATERLGALFAEFAVPGDVLLLDGQIGAGKTHFARALIQTRLGVAEDVPSPTFTLVQTYEADCEIWHADLYRLTDPDEVLELGLDAAFDSAICLIEWPDRLGSAAPKGALRLRFEQTEDGAARRVCFETVTPLAQEVLEAWNG from the coding sequence ATGCCCGCGCCGACGCACGCCCCCGTTTCAACCGAAATGCCCTGTCTCGATCTCCCTGATCCCGAGGCGACAGAGCGGCTTGGCGCGCTGTTTGCCGAATTCGCCGTGCCGGGCGATGTGCTGCTCCTCGATGGCCAGATCGGCGCCGGCAAAACCCATTTCGCGCGGGCCCTGATCCAGACGCGGCTCGGCGTGGCCGAAGACGTGCCCTCGCCGACCTTCACGCTGGTGCAGACCTACGAGGCCGATTGCGAAATCTGGCATGCTGACCTCTATCGGCTCACCGACCCCGACGAAGTTCTCGAACTCGGGCTGGATGCGGCGTTCGACAGCGCGATCTGCCTGATCGAATGGCCCGACCGGCTGGGCTCGGCGGCTCCGAAAGGGGCGCTTCGGCTGCGCTTCGAGCAAACCGAAGACGGCGCGGCGCGAAGGGTCTGTTTCGAGACTGTTACGCCTCTCGCGCAGGAAGTTCTGGAGGCATGGAATGGCTGA
- a CDS encoding PAS-domain containing protein — MRTAWLEAAMIALTSVGAALVGLLLTWIAVGRGPRRKLTPAAREDVEEVALLFDDEALVDATPPARRLLETMPVGVTDWARFTAFAAPRFPEFQSRIARLSEFARLEMTETATRGEKPRLRLTAENLRGLARITLIDPEGEGQGQRVDNLSLRAMEDELEMMRATLDRSPVLIWRIEKNGELTWANRAYLLRAGAFDADEEGFGWPLPKLFTLPPDAFSGGGPHRLELTSPAPGASDVATWFDCHSVVLEGGTLHFALPAEAAVRAEQALRDFVQTLTKTFADLPTGLAIFDRDRQLRLFNPALSDLLQLGPEFLATRPTLYAFLDRLRETKMVPEPKDYRSWRQEMTELERAAASGFHAETWNLPGGQTYRVTGRPHPDGAVAFLFEDISSEASLTRQFRGEIEMSQEILDRIGDAIAVFRPSGELAISNAAYGALWGVDPEATLGRVTLLDAVKQWQACAEPSAFWSWLQNLAREIGARENLTEEITLLDGRRVTCRLETLSGGAFLLRFAVVETSDTPPPRKAEAIIAQQG, encoded by the coding sequence ATGAGGACTGCATGGCTCGAGGCGGCGATGATCGCGCTTACCTCGGTGGGCGCGGCTTTGGTCGGATTGCTGCTGACATGGATTGCCGTGGGGCGCGGGCCGAGGCGCAAGCTCACCCCCGCCGCGCGGGAGGACGTCGAGGAGGTGGCCTTACTGTTCGATGATGAGGCGCTTGTGGATGCGACACCGCCGGCGCGGCGCTTGCTGGAAACGATGCCCGTCGGGGTGACCGATTGGGCCCGTTTCACCGCCTTCGCCGCGCCGCGGTTTCCGGAGTTTCAGTCCCGGATCGCGCGGCTCTCCGAGTTCGCGCGGCTCGAGATGACAGAAACCGCGACCCGCGGCGAGAAACCGCGGCTGCGCCTGACTGCCGAAAACCTGCGCGGCCTGGCGCGGATCACCCTCATCGATCCGGAGGGCGAAGGGCAGGGCCAGCGCGTCGACAACCTCTCGCTCCGGGCGATGGAGGACGAGTTGGAGATGATGCGCGCCACGCTCGACCGTTCCCCCGTTCTGATCTGGCGGATCGAGAAAAATGGCGAGCTGACCTGGGCGAACAGAGCCTACCTCCTGCGCGCAGGCGCCTTCGACGCGGATGAAGAGGGGTTCGGCTGGCCGCTGCCGAAGCTGTTCACGCTGCCGCCGGACGCGTTCAGCGGCGGCGGGCCCCACCGGCTCGAGCTGACCTCGCCCGCGCCAGGAGCTTCGGATGTCGCGACCTGGTTCGACTGTCATTCCGTCGTGCTCGAAGGTGGTACGCTACATTTCGCGCTCCCCGCCGAGGCTGCCGTCCGGGCCGAGCAGGCGCTGCGTGATTTCGTCCAGACCCTGACCAAGACATTTGCCGATCTCCCGACCGGCCTCGCCATTTTCGACCGGGACCGCCAGCTGAGGCTGTTCAATCCCGCACTGAGCGACCTGCTTCAGCTTGGCCCGGAATTCCTCGCCACGCGCCCTACGCTCTACGCATTTCTCGACAGGCTGCGCGAGACTAAAATGGTGCCCGAGCCGAAGGACTACCGAAGCTGGCGGCAGGAAATGACCGAGCTGGAGCGGGCGGCCGCCTCGGGGTTCCACGCCGAAACATGGAACCTGCCGGGCGGGCAGACCTATCGCGTCACCGGACGCCCGCATCCGGACGGGGCGGTAGCGTTCCTGTTCGAAGACATCTCCTCGGAAGCGTCCCTAACCCGGCAGTTTCGCGGTGAAATCGAAATGTCTCAGGAGATCTTGGACAGGATCGGGGACGCGATCGCGGTGTTCCGTCCTTCCGGCGAATTGGCGATATCGAATGCTGCCTATGGAGCGCTCTGGGGCGTCGATCCCGAGGCGACGTTGGGCCGGGTGACGTTACTCGATGCTGTAAAGCAATGGCAGGCCTGCGCCGAACCCAGCGCTTTCTGGTCGTGGCTGCAAAACCTCGCGCGCGAAATCGGCGCACGCGAGAACCTGACCGAAGAGATTACGTTGCTCGACGGTCGGCGGGTAACCTGCCGACTCGAGACGCTCTCGGGCGGGGCGTTCCTGCTGCGTTTCGCTGTTGTTGAGACTTCCGACACGCCGCCGCCACGTAAGGCCGAGGCCATCATCGCTCAGCAAGGCTAG
- the addA gene encoding double-strand break repair helicase AddA encodes MTHPASLRQHQASQPDSSVWLAANAGSGKTKVLTDRVARMLLAGTEPQRILCLTYTKAAAAEMQNRLLGLLGGWAMMDEAKLREKLRALGADEALSAEDLAKARRLFAKAIETPGGLKIQTIHAFCAGLLRRFPLEAKVSPGFSEMDDRAGELMREDILEEIATGPDCDRLDALLGVYSGEDLTSLAADISRNRVGFAGDLGLPDLLEAYDLPRDMTEEALLSAVFDDGDLKMIGDVAPAFLASSKNDQRVGAGLAAARTRDLDAVQALEDVLCVKKPKEGPAYQPKLDKVATKALAKSLGDGTMAALSDLSERVSENRPRRLAFVAAKRAHALHRFAQVFLPRLDGYKAARGWLDFDDLIDRAAALLDEPSVAQWVLFRLDGGIDHILVDEAQDTSPRQWRVIERIAEEFTSGEGAHEGERTLFVVGDRKQSIYSFQGADLQQFEEMRAHFARKFADIGRSLAPLELEHSFRSSAAVLRSVDLAFARGAEQGLGGAPSHIAFHEALPGRVDLWPAIESVKTDDEDDWESPVDLTSAESAISQLSRMIAAEISAMIAQGVQIPDHEAPGGARPVHEGDFLILVRRRSELFSEIIRACKSIGLAVAGADRLKLGAELAVRDIRSLLSFLATPEDDLSLAEALRSPLLNWSEQELYQLAQPRKGYLWEALRRGEMRPDTQEMLKDLRDHSDFLRPFELIERLLTRHGGRERLLARLGPEAEDGIDELISQALAFERNEVPSLTGFLGWLDADDVQVKRQLDGAGRAIRVMTVHGSKGLEAPIVILPDTAKKKEPNPPKILRLDNGVAGLRQPAPDAPEAQLSAAGKETTARAEEAQRLLYVAMTRAEKWLIVAAAGEVGEGDETWYSRMKSGLEAAGTEDVTGLSKPLQELGEFPRHATGAWPENAAAPAAAEEVTRLDLPAWSLTPAAAIEPPPRPLSPSDLGGAKALFGDGETMDEDEALRHGRNLHRLLEHLPERPRDQWEDLAELLLSEGEDALLPGEIEPVLAEATRVLEAPGMAAWLGPDCLAEVEITAALEEFGGQRIHGFLDRLRIDAEGVHILDYKSNRIVPPSPDQVPDGIVRQMAAYRAALRQIHPGRTITCAILWTQDGTIMPLADAQLDGSLRTPTVS; translated from the coding sequence ATGACCCATCCGGCCAGCCTAAGACAGCATCAGGCGTCGCAACCGGACAGCTCGGTCTGGCTTGCCGCGAATGCGGGCTCGGGCAAGACCAAGGTGCTGACCGACCGCGTCGCGCGCATGCTTTTGGCCGGAACAGAGCCTCAACGCATCCTGTGCCTGACCTACACCAAGGCCGCCGCGGCGGAGATGCAGAACCGTCTGCTCGGTTTGCTGGGCGGCTGGGCGATGATGGACGAGGCGAAGCTGCGCGAGAAGCTGCGGGCGCTGGGTGCCGACGAGGCGCTGTCGGCCGAGGATCTGGCGAAAGCGCGGCGGCTGTTCGCCAAGGCGATCGAGACGCCGGGCGGCCTGAAGATCCAGACCATCCACGCCTTCTGCGCCGGGCTTCTGCGTCGCTTCCCGCTCGAGGCGAAAGTCTCGCCGGGCTTTTCCGAGATGGACGACCGCGCCGGCGAATTGATGCGTGAGGATATCCTCGAGGAGATCGCGACCGGCCCGGATTGCGACCGGCTCGATGCGTTGCTGGGCGTCTATTCCGGTGAGGATCTGACGTCGCTCGCCGCCGATATAAGCCGGAATAGGGTCGGTTTTGCAGGCGATCTGGGCTTGCCCGATCTGCTGGAAGCCTACGATCTGCCGCGGGATATGACCGAAGAGGCGCTGCTCTCTGCGGTCTTCGACGACGGCGATCTGAAAATGATCGGCGACGTCGCGCCTGCGTTCCTTGCAAGCTCCAAGAACGATCAGCGCGTCGGCGCAGGTCTGGCGGCGGCGCGTACCCGCGATCTGGACGCTGTGCAGGCGCTGGAAGACGTTCTTTGCGTCAAGAAACCGAAGGAGGGCCCGGCCTATCAGCCCAAGCTCGACAAGGTCGCCACCAAGGCGCTTGCGAAATCGCTGGGCGACGGCACGATGGCGGCGCTGTCCGATCTGTCCGAGCGCGTCTCCGAGAACCGTCCCCGCCGCCTCGCCTTCGTCGCGGCGAAACGCGCCCATGCGTTGCACCGGTTCGCGCAGGTCTTCCTGCCGCGGCTCGACGGCTATAAGGCCGCGCGCGGCTGGCTCGATTTCGACGATCTGATCGACCGCGCGGCGGCGCTCCTAGATGAGCCGTCGGTGGCGCAATGGGTGCTGTTCCGCCTTGACGGTGGGATTGACCATATCCTTGTCGACGAGGCGCAGGATACGAGCCCCCGGCAATGGCGGGTGATCGAGCGGATCGCCGAGGAATTCACCTCCGGCGAAGGCGCGCATGAGGGCGAACGCACGTTGTTTGTGGTGGGCGACCGCAAGCAGTCGATCTATTCCTTCCAAGGCGCCGACCTTCAGCAATTCGAGGAAATGCGCGCCCATTTTGCCCGAAAATTCGCGGATATCGGACGTTCGCTCGCGCCGCTGGAGCTGGAACATTCCTTCCGATCATCCGCCGCTGTGCTGCGTTCCGTGGACCTAGCATTCGCGCGCGGGGCCGAGCAGGGCCTGGGCGGGGCGCCCTCGCATATCGCCTTCCACGAGGCGCTTCCGGGCCGCGTCGATCTGTGGCCCGCGATCGAGTCGGTAAAGACCGATGACGAGGACGATTGGGAGAGCCCGGTCGATCTGACCAGCGCGGAATCTGCGATTTCGCAGCTGTCGCGCATGATCGCCGCCGAGATTTCTGCGATGATCGCGCAAGGTGTGCAAATCCCCGATCACGAGGCGCCCGGCGGCGCCCGCCCGGTGCATGAGGGCGATTTTCTGATCCTCGTGCGGCGCCGCTCGGAACTGTTTTCCGAGATCATTCGCGCCTGCAAGTCGATCGGGCTCGCGGTGGCGGGGGCGGATCGCCTGAAGCTCGGTGCGGAGCTTGCGGTGCGTGACATCCGCTCGCTACTGAGCTTCCTCGCGACGCCGGAGGACGATCTGTCGCTGGCGGAGGCGTTGCGCTCGCCGCTGCTGAACTGGTCCGAGCAGGAGCTTTACCAACTCGCGCAGCCCCGGAAGGGCTATCTCTGGGAGGCGCTCCGCCGTGGCGAGATGCGCCCTGATACGCAGGAGATGCTGAAAGATCTGCGCGATCACTCGGATTTCCTGCGGCCATTCGAGCTGATCGAACGCCTGCTGACCCGGCATGGCGGGCGCGAGCGGCTTCTGGCGCGGCTTGGTCCCGAAGCGGAGGACGGAATCGACGAGCTGATCTCGCAGGCTCTGGCGTTCGAGCGCAATGAAGTGCCGAGCCTGACCGGCTTCCTCGGCTGGCTCGATGCGGATGACGTGCAGGTGAAGCGGCAGCTGGACGGGGCAGGGCGCGCGATCCGGGTGATGACGGTCCACGGCTCGAAAGGGCTGGAGGCACCGATCGTCATCCTGCCCGATACGGCGAAGAAAAAAGAGCCTAATCCGCCTAAAATCCTGCGTTTGGACAATGGCGTCGCGGGGCTGCGGCAGCCCGCACCGGACGCGCCGGAGGCCCAGCTTTCCGCCGCAGGAAAAGAGACGACCGCCCGCGCGGAAGAGGCGCAGCGACTTCTCTACGTCGCGATGACGCGGGCGGAGAAATGGCTGATCGTGGCCGCAGCGGGCGAGGTCGGCGAGGGCGACGAGACCTGGTATAGCCGGATGAAATCGGGCCTCGAAGCTGCCGGGACCGAGGACGTCACGGGCCTTTCCAAACCGCTGCAAGAACTGGGCGAGTTTCCACGCCACGCGACCGGCGCATGGCCGGAAAACGCTGCGGCGCCAGCAGCCGCGGAGGAGGTCACGCGACTGGATCTACCCGCATGGAGCCTAACGCCGGCAGCTGCCATCGAGCCCCCGCCGCGCCCGCTTTCGCCCTCCGATCTGGGCGGAGCCAAGGCTCTGTTCGGTGATGGCGAGACGATGGACGAAGACGAGGCGCTGCGTCACGGGCGCAACCTGCACCGGCTTCTCGAGCATCTGCCGGAACGGCCGCGCGACCAGTGGGAAGACCTTGCCGAACTCTTGCTGTCCGAGGGCGAGGATGCGCTGCTTCCGGGTGAAATAGAGCCTGTTTTGGCCGAAGCGACCCGCGTTCTCGAAGCGCCGGGCATGGCGGCCTGGCTGGGGCCGGACTGTCTGGCGGAGGTCGAGATCACCGCCGCGCTGGAGGAATTCGGCGGCCAGCGGATTCACGGTTTCCTCGACCGTCTGCGGATTGATGCCGAAGGGGTTCACATTCTCGATTACAAATCCAACCGCATCGTCCCCCCGTCGCCCGATCAGGTGCCCGACGGGATCGTGCGACAGATGGCCGCCTATCGCGCGGCGCTACGCCAGATTCACCCCGGACGCACGATTACCTGCGCGATCCTGTGGACACAGGACGGAACGATCATGCCGCTCGCAGATGCACAGCTAGACGGGAGCTTGCGCACGCCCACTGTATCTTGA
- a CDS encoding nucleotidyltransferase family protein, with translation MPDQPDALMLFAAGFGTRMGALTQNRPKPMVEVAGRPLIDHALDLARAGGARRLVANVHYLADQVIAHLAGQDVAISDERDEILETGGGLRKALPLLGEGPVMTLNTDAVWTGENPVARLREAWQPEDMSALLMLVRPENARGHAGAGDFAMDETGRLRRGPGYVYTGAQMLNPAGIGSISEQKFSLNLLWDEMIAAGRVFGLVHDGGWCDVGRPESIPLAEAMLDE, from the coding sequence ATGCCCGACCAGCCAGACGCCTTGATGCTCTTCGCCGCCGGTTTCGGCACGCGAATGGGCGCGCTGACGCAAAACCGGCCGAAACCGATGGTCGAAGTCGCGGGGCGTCCCTTGATCGATCACGCGCTCGACCTTGCGCGGGCAGGCGGGGCGCGGCGGCTCGTGGCCAATGTCCATTACCTTGCTGATCAGGTGATCGCGCATCTGGCCGGTCAGGACGTCGCGATCTCGGATGAGCGCGACGAGATTCTGGAAACCGGCGGCGGGCTGCGCAAGGCGCTGCCGCTGCTGGGCGAAGGGCCGGTGATGACGTTAAATACAGATGCGGTCTGGACCGGCGAGAACCCCGTGGCCCGGCTGCGCGAAGCCTGGCAACCAGAGGACATGTCGGCGCTTCTGATGCTGGTGCGGCCAGAGAATGCCCGCGGCCATGCGGGTGCGGGCGATTTCGCAATGGATGAAACCGGCCGGCTGAGACGCGGGCCGGGCTATGTCTATACCGGCGCGCAGATGCTGAATCCTGCTGGAATAGGGTCGATCTCCGAGCAGAAATTCTCGCTGAACCTCCTTTGGGATGAGATGATCGCGGCGGGGCGTGTCTTCGGGCTCGTGCATGACGGGGGGTGGTGCGATGTCGGACGACCCGAGTCTATTCCGCTGGCCGAGGCGATGCTCGATGAGTGA
- a CDS encoding aminoglycoside phosphotransferase family protein, which translates to MADEAKVHSFLAAAGWREAARSPLAGDASARSYERLTRGADRAVLMKAPNGSEIARFTRIGDWLAEAGFSTPRVLARDDAAGLLLLEDFGDALAARHLDATPEDEAALYALITEFLAELRHHAPPADLPLLDGSALAELLDLVPEFYPCTDRAAADRLQQAITRKFDTIPAWTPVLCLRDFHAENIILLDRPGLRRLGLLDYQDALRAHPAYDLVSALQDARRDVSPQVEEAEVAHYCALTEADTGAFHLAYRLLGLQRAMRILGIFARLCVRDGKPQYLEFMPRVYDYISRNLSSPALAELAELFHAAYPAPDPNLIADLRRKCPTSQTP; encoded by the coding sequence ATGGCTGACGAAGCCAAGGTTCATAGCTTCCTCGCCGCCGCCGGATGGCGGGAGGCCGCGCGCAGCCCGCTCGCCGGAGATGCCTCCGCCCGCAGCTACGAACGCCTGACCCGCGGCGCAGATCGCGCCGTGCTGATGAAGGCCCCGAACGGCTCCGAGATCGCGCGCTTCACCCGGATCGGTGATTGGCTTGCGGAGGCGGGGTTTTCGACTCCGCGGGTGCTCGCGCGCGACGATGCGGCGGGGCTGCTGTTGCTCGAAGATTTCGGCGACGCGCTCGCGGCCCGTCACCTTGATGCGACACCCGAGGATGAGGCCGCGCTCTATGCCCTGATCACAGAATTCCTCGCCGAATTGCGCCACCACGCGCCGCCCGCAGACCTGCCGCTGCTGGACGGGTCGGCACTGGCCGAACTGCTGGATCTGGTGCCGGAGTTCTATCCCTGCACCGACCGCGCCGCCGCGGATAGGTTGCAACAGGCGATCACTCGGAAATTCGACACTATTCCAGCGTGGACGCCGGTTTTGTGCCTGCGAGATTTCCATGCGGAAAATATCATTCTGCTGGATCGTCCGGGCCTGCGTCGCCTCGGTCTTCTCGACTATCAGGACGCGCTGCGCGCCCATCCCGCCTATGATCTGGTCTCCGCGTTGCAGGACGCGCGCCGCGATGTGAGCCCGCAGGTCGAGGAAGCCGAAGTTGCCCACTACTGCGCGCTGACCGAGGCCGACACTGGCGCGTTCCACCTCGCCTACCGGCTGCTCGGTCTGCAACGTGCCATGCGCATTCTTGGAATCTTCGCGCGGCTTTGTGTCCGGGATGGGAAGCCGCAATATCTTGAGTTTATGCCGCGCGTCTACGACTATATCTCGCGTAACCTCTCCAGTCCCGCTCTTGCGGAGCTGGCAGAGCTCTTCCACGCCGCCTATCCTGCGCCCGACCCGAATTTGATTGCTGATTTGAGACGAAAATGCCCGACCAGCCAGACGCCTTGA
- the addB gene encoding double-strand break repair protein AddB yields the protein MSDGAASVYALPPGVDFPRALVAGLRARFADKPPEALARVTLYLNSGRMRRRVREIFLESGALYLPRLLLVSDLGADPLAGLPLPVPPLRRKLELAQFVEQLTRAMPEFEAGASQFALAESLYSLLAEMKSEGVHIDDLDQLELTETHARHWQESLRFIRIIARYFDNEVELDRESRQRMVVEAVIERWRESPPADPVIVAGSTGSHGATSLFMQAVARLENGSIVLPGFDRDMTQAAWDSLYSGPFPLEDHPQFRYRSLLDKLGLSAEDVVDWDEISAPDPDRNRLLSLALRPAPVTDQWRREGAGLGPLVPACQGLSLIEARDPRHEALAIALALRDAVERGVSSALITPDRLLARRVAAALDRWGLVPDDSAGQPLQQTAAGRFLRQVAAMRARPVGIADLIALLKHPLTATGDAERGPHLRNTRELELRLRRYGPAFPDRDSLTKWAEKDPDSRESWAHWLCDILEDFAAPSAAALSDHVEQHFRLAERIAAGPSAATETSELWREAAGREARRLMEDLRSQSGFGGHLGALDYADLVNRHLQSGLVRHTLAAHPLIAIWGTLEARAQGAELVICGGLNEGSWPEAPAPDPWFSRQMRLESGLLLPERQVGLSAHDFQQAVAGPQVILSRCARDAEAQTIPSRWLNRLLNLVDGLPDQGGTEALAEMRGRGKRWLDLADALETPRITLQPAKRPSPRPPVDVRPRELPVTAIETLIRDPYDIYAKRILKLRVLDPLRPEPDALLRGQVLHQIVETFVKTYDEAATIEAAQARLMEIAEEVMTRDIPWPSAQRIWLARVRGIAETFCRAEAERRAQGAPMVIEKKGSVSLQKPIFTLTAKPDRIDILEDGRAWIYDYKTGTPPSEREVMAFNKQMLLEAAMVGRGAFEAIGPREVAGMSYVRLGGDGATTQIKGKSGDRSETPEESWEKFRKLIARYFEPTQGFTARRAPQKARARSDYDQVSRFGEWDVTDEAEGEDVS from the coding sequence ATGAGTGACGGCGCTGCCTCCGTCTACGCTCTCCCGCCCGGCGTCGATTTCCCCCGTGCGCTGGTAGCGGGCCTACGAGCGCGCTTCGCCGACAAGCCGCCCGAGGCACTGGCGCGTGTCACGCTCTATCTAAACTCCGGACGGATGCGCCGCCGTGTGCGCGAGATCTTCCTCGAAAGCGGCGCGCTCTACCTGCCGCGTCTGCTATTGGTGAGCGATCTCGGGGCAGATCCGCTCGCGGGTCTGCCGCTGCCCGTGCCCCCGCTGCGCCGCAAGTTGGAACTGGCCCAGTTCGTCGAGCAACTCACCCGCGCCATGCCTGAATTCGAAGCCGGCGCGAGCCAGTTCGCGCTGGCCGAGAGCCTCTATTCTCTCCTCGCAGAGATGAAGAGCGAGGGCGTCCATATCGACGATCTCGATCAGCTCGAACTGACCGAGACCCATGCCCGGCACTGGCAGGAGAGCCTGCGCTTCATCCGGATCATTGCGCGCTATTTCGACAACGAAGTCGAACTGGACCGCGAGAGCCGTCAGCGGATGGTCGTCGAGGCAGTAATCGAGCGCTGGCGCGAAAGCCCGCCTGCGGATCCGGTGATCGTCGCGGGATCGACTGGTTCGCATGGGGCGACCTCGCTCTTCATGCAGGCGGTCGCGCGGTTGGAAAACGGGTCGATCGTGCTCCCCGGCTTCGACCGCGACATGACGCAGGCGGCGTGGGATAGTCTCTATTCCGGCCCATTTCCGCTCGAGGACCACCCGCAGTTCCGCTATCGCAGCTTGCTCGATAAGCTCGGGCTCTCGGCGGAGGACGTCGTCGATTGGGACGAGATCTCCGCGCCGGACCCGGACCGCAATCGCCTCCTTTCGCTGGCGCTGCGACCGGCGCCGGTTACCGACCAATGGCGGCGCGAAGGCGCCGGGCTGGGGCCGCTCGTTCCAGCCTGTCAGGGGCTGTCGCTGATCGAAGCGCGCGATCCGCGCCATGAGGCGCTGGCGATCGCGCTCGCGCTGCGCGATGCGGTCGAGCGTGGTGTCAGTTCGGCCCTGATCACGCCGGACCGTCTTCTGGCGCGCCGCGTGGCGGCGGCGCTCGACCGATGGGGCCTGGTGCCCGACGACAGTGCGGGTCAGCCACTGCAGCAGACAGCGGCGGGGCGCTTCCTGCGTCAGGTCGCGGCGATGCGGGCGCGTCCCGTCGGGATCGCCGATCTGATCGCGCTGCTGAAACATCCGTTGACCGCGACCGGTGATGCGGAACGCGGGCCGCACTTGCGCAACACGCGCGAACTGGAGCTTCGCCTGCGCCGCTACGGGCCCGCTTTCCCGGATCGGGACAGTCTCACGAAATGGGCTGAAAAAGACCCTGATTCACGGGAATCCTGGGCGCATTGGCTCTGCGATATTCTCGAGGATTTCGCCGCACCTTCTGCGGCCGCGCTGTCCGATCATGTGGAGCAGCATTTCCGTCTCGCTGAACGGATCGCGGCCGGCCCGAGTGCCGCGACCGAGACCAGCGAGCTGTGGCGCGAGGCCGCAGGGCGCGAGGCGCGCCGCCTGATGGAAGACCTGCGTAGCCAGTCCGGCTTCGGCGGGCATCTCGGCGCGCTCGATTACGCCGATCTTGTCAACCGGCACCTCCAGAGCGGGCTCGTGCGGCACACGCTCGCCGCGCACCCGCTGATCGCGATCTGGGGGACGCTGGAAGCGCGCGCGCAGGGGGCCGAACTGGTGATCTGTGGCGGGCTGAACGAGGGAAGCTGGCCGGAGGCGCCAGCTCCCGATCCATGGTTCAGCCGGCAAATGCGGCTGGAATCGGGTCTATTGCTGCCCGAAAGGCAGGTCGGCCTGTCCGCGCACGACTTCCAGCAAGCGGTCGCCGGGCCGCAAGTAATCCTGTCGAGATGCGCGCGGGATGCGGAGGCGCAGACGATCCCGTCACGCTGGCTCAACCGACTTTTGAACCTAGTCGACGGCCTGCCCGATCAAGGCGGCACCGAGGCGCTGGCCGAGATGCGCGGGCGCGGCAAGCGCTGGCTCGACCTGGCGGACGCGCTCGAGACGCCGCGGATCACGCTGCAGCCTGCCAAACGCCCGTCGCCACGTCCGCCGGTCGACGTGCGCCCGCGCGAGTTGCCTGTCACCGCGATCGAGACCCTGATCCGCGACCCCTACGACATTTACGCGAAGCGCATCCTGAAGCTGCGAGTGCTCGATCCGCTGCGCCCCGAGCCCGATGCCTTGCTGCGGGGACAGGTGCTGCACCAGATCGTCGAAACCTTCGTGAAGACCTATGACGAGGCGGCCACGATCGAGGCGGCGCAGGCGCGTCTGATGGAGATCGCCGAGGAGGTTATGACCCGGGACATTCCGTGGCCCAGTGCGCAGCGCATCTGGCTCGCAAGGGTCCGGGGGATCGCCGAGACTTTCTGCCGGGCCGAGGCCGAGCGGCGCGCGCAAGGCGCGCCCATGGTGATAGAGAAAAAAGGCTCTGTTTCACTGCAAAAGCCGATTTTCACTCTGACCGCGAAGCCCGACCGGATCGACATTCTCGAGGACGGGCGCGCGTGGATCTACGACTACAAAACCGGCACGCCACCTTCCGAGCGAGAGGTGATGGCTTTCAACAAACAGATGCTTCTGGAGGCGGCGATGGTCGGGCGCGGGGCCTTCGAGGCGATCGGACCGCGCGAGGTCGCGGGCATGTCCTATGTGCGGCTGGGCGGCGACGGCGCCACCACGCAGATCAAGGGCAAATCCGGGGATCGCAGCGAGACGCCCGAGGAGAGCTGGGAGAAATTCCGCAAGCTGATCGCGCGCTATTTCGAGCCGACGCAGGGCTTCACCGCGCGGCGCGCCCCGCAGAAGGCCCGCGCGCGGTCGGATTACGATCAGGTCTCGCGCTTCGGGGAATGGGATGTCACCGATGAGGCCGAGGGGGAGGACGTGTCATGA